The genomic stretch GTTAACTCTTTAGTAATTGTTCTTTCGATCTTTTGGGCATTTAATGCTTTTCCAATTATTTGGATTTTGACAAAGGGTGGTCCTGCGGGTTCTACTGAAACATTAGTAACAATGATTTACAAATTATCATTCGTAAAAATCGATTTTGGGCAAGCATCAGCACTATCATTTTTGACATTCTTGATTATGCTAGTTTTCACGGTCATTTATTTCATCTTAAGTAAGGGGGAGAAGAAACGTGTACAGAATTAGACTGAATGGATGGTCAACATTACGCTGGGTCTTTCTCCTATTCATGATCATACTGCTAGATTTTCCATTTTTTATCATGCTAATTACATCATTAAAAACGAAAAGTGAGGTATATGATACTTCGGTTTTCTTCCCAATACACATGGTATTCTCAAACTATATTAAGCTATGGAGCCACACAAATTTAAGTATCTATTTTATGAATAGTATTAAAATTGCACTTGGTTCTACTCTACTAGTATTAGTTCTAGCGATTCCTACTTCATATGCTCTAAGTCGTTTGCAATTTAAAGGAAAGAATGCAGTTTTGGCATTGTTACTTGTGATTCAAATGTTTTCTCCAATTATCATCTTAGTCCCACTATATAAAATGTTCGCGAATCATCATTTATTAGACAGTATTTGGTCACTAATTATTATTAATACAACATTTTCAATTTCTTTTGCAGTTTGGTTTATTTATTCGTTTTTTAATAATATTCCAGTTGAAATTGATGAGGCTGCGCAAATTGATGGCTGCAATAAGTTTGATACATTAATTCGCATTTTAACTCCATTAGCAATTCCATCAATCGTAACAGTTGGCGTCTTTTCATTTATTAATGCTTGGAATGAATTTTTGTTCGCTTTAACATTTGTTCAAACAGATAGTAAGATGCCAATTACGCTTGGTTTGTATAGCTTTGTTGGAAGATACGATGTTCAGTGGAATTACATGATGGGGGCTTCCCTATTAAGTACCATTCCAGTACTAATTTTGTTCATACTGATCCATAAGCATTTAGTAAAAGGCCTTGCAGCGGGTGCACTTAAATAATGAGGAGAGATATTAATGAAAATTGCTTGTAGTTCTCAATCATTCGATCAGCTTCTTTTAGAAAGAAAAATGGAGTTAGAGGAGTTTTTTCAATATTGTTCAACTTTACCGTTTGTAAATGGGGTTGAACTAGAGGATAAACATATTTTTCATCCTCGCAATCGTGAGTATCTTAATGAAATTGTTGAATTAAGTCGTCATTATGAGCTACCAATCGTTAATCTAGCATTTGATTGTAATTTTGGATTTGAATCAGAGGATAAGATTAACGCGGAGATTACGCGAGTAAAAGAATGGGTTGAAATTGCGAAAGCTTTACATATTCAAAACTTCCGCTTATTTGCTGGTTGGCCAGATTTTGATAAAGAAAAACAGTGGAAATCAATGATTCAATATGTGAATCAAGCAGCGACAATTGTTGAAGAAGCTGGTTTAACGGCAGTCATCGAAAATCATAACCATGGTGGATTTTTATCCTATAGTGATGATGTGTTAAGGATGTTCAAAGATTTAAATCGACCTTCTATTAAACTACTTTTGGATACTGGTAATTTTGTTGACCAGTTTGAAGGTGCATTAAAAACTGCTCACTTTTCAGGGCATGTACATGCAAAGGTGAAAGAGATTAATAGTGAAGGTGAAGAGGTAGAGATTAAATACCCGGCCATCTTAAGGAAATTAAGAGACGTAGATTATAATGGGTGGCTTTCAATCGAGTATGAAGGAAATCTTGAGCCGAAGTCGGTTGTAAACCAGTTTGGTCAGTTTTTAGCAAAAGAATTAAAAGAAACGATGGAGGTCTAAATACATGAAAATTGGGATTGTTGGCGCAGGTAATATGGGGAATTTACATGCAAGTCTATTAAAAACGAGATCTGATGTTGAATTTATGGGCGTAACAGACATTGATTTTGAAAGATGTAAATCATTTTGTGAAACTCACGGTGGAAAGGCATTTCGTTCTGTCGCTGAGATGGTTCAAGCTGGTGCGGAAGTTGTGTTTATAACAATTCCGAATACGAAGCATAAAGAAGCAGTTGTTTCAGCTCTAAAAGAAGGAGCAACAGTTTTCTGTGAGAAACCTTTTGTTACAAGTGTGCAAGATGCAAATGAAATCATGAATGTCCTCGGGAATGATGAAAACCGATTATACGTCGGATTTAATCGCAGGTTTGCTCCTGTTTATGCAGAAACAAAGCAAATTATTCAAAATGGCTTCAAAGTTTATTCTGGAAATATCATTATGAATGATGGAGATATGACTTCTCCTCCTTGGGTAACGAATGTGGAATTAACAGGTGGATTTTTATATGACTCAACGATTCATATGTTTGATATGGTTCGTTATTTAATGGGTGAAATTCGTGAAGTGAGATGTGTTGCACAGCAATGCCTATACCCTTTACAAGACAATTTTTCATGTATGTTTACAACTGAAGAAGGTCAGTCAATTGTATTAAGTACTAATGGCCATGCATCTTGGACTTGGCCGTCTGAGCGAATTCAATTATGGGGTGACCATGGGACAATCATTACAGAAGAGTTGGATTTAGTAACAGAATGTGGACCATTAAAACAAGAGCAGCAAACTAAAAACGTTAAAGGAATCGACCGCAATTTAAAATGGGGCTATGTACAAATGCATAAAGACTTTTTAGATTCCGTAAAAAATAATACCCCATTTAGTGTAACGGCTAATGATGCATATCGTTCTGTTCTTATTACAGACGCATGTTACCGTAGTGCAAGTGAAGGTGGAAAACTTATTTACGTATAAAATAGGGGGACTTAAAATGAATACTTTCTATAATTGTCAATTAGCGATTTCTCCAATTAACTGGGCAAATGATGATATGGCGGATTTAGGTGATCACTATTCATTTCAACAAATAGTTGATGAAATGAATGAACTTGGTTTTAGAGGTACGGAGCTTGGGCGTAAGTATCCTAGGGATATTGTTACTTTACAAAATGAACTAGGAAAAAGAAACTTAGCATTAACATCAGGATGGTGCGACATTCTATTTTCTGACCCAGATCATTTGGATGAGAGCTTACAAAAATTTAAAGCACATGTATTATTTTTAAAACGAATGGGATCAACCTTTGTTGTTACAGCGGATGGTGGTGGCTCTGTTCACTGGGACCCAAGAGAGGATCGTTCAAATAAAGGGATAAGAAAATATACTGGACGTGAGTGGGCATCATTATGCACAGGGTTAAATATTGCTGGTGAATTTTGTAGACAACATCGAATGACACTTGTTTATCATATTCATACAGGGACAGGTGTTGAAACATTAGATGAGATTCATACCCTTTGTGCAGGTACTGACCCAGAGGTAGTTTCATTATTATTGGATACTGGTCATTTATATTACTGTGGTGTAGATCCAGTAGAGGTGATCAAAAAGTATGGTCATCGTGTAAAATATGTTCACTTAAAAGATGTGCGTGAAGATGTATTAAAAAACGTGAGAGACAATGGAATTAATTTTAATGATTCAGTAAGATTAGGTATTTTTACTGTACCTGGTGATGGTACAATTAATTTTGAAGCAATATTCAAAACATTTGCTGAAGTGAATTATCAGGGATGGTTTGTCATTGAAGCTGAACAAGATTCACTACAAGCTAATCCGATTGAATACGCACAAAAATCAATAAACTATATTGAATCGATTACAAATTTAAGACTTTAGAATAGATAGATTGGAGTTGTGTCAAGTATGTCCGTAACGATTTATGATGTTGCAAAACATGCAGGAGTATCTATTGCTACAGTTTCGAGAGTAATTAATGAGCACCCGAGTGTAAAGTCAGAGACGAAGAAAAAGGTATTTGAAGTAATCAACCAACTACAATACCAGTATAACGCAGCCGCTGGTGTTCTTGCCTCTGGACGTACAAATACTGTCGCATTAGTTACACCAAATAATATAAATCCTTTTTATGCAGAAGTTGCAGAAGGGATTTATTATGAAGCATTAAACAAAGGAATTAATATCGTTACGACTAACTTGTCATTAACCAAAGACAATGATATTCCTTATTTAAACAAACAAAATGTAGATGGACTTCTTTTAATGGATATGACTGCTAAACAAGTTGCCAAATTGAATAAACAAGTAGATAACTTAGTTATTATCGGTAATGATTTACTTGATAGTAAAGCAAACTGTGTCATTACAGATAATTTCTCTGGTATTCAAATAGCGATGCAGCATTTAATTGAAAATGGTCATGAAAAAGTGGCATTAATTTCAGAACCGCCAGTATTTAATGATATAAAAGATCGTATAAGAGCTTATCAAATCATTATGGAAGAAAAAGGTCTTTCCTCATATAGGGAAGTAATTGATGCAAAAGGCTGTGAAATTGTAGATGGAGAGCAAATAGGTGAGCAAATATTAAGAGGCGGATTAAAACATACTGCTTATCTTGTAACGAATGATCTTCTTGCAATTGGCGTAAAGAAAGCTTTTGAAGCTGCAGGTAATAAAGTTCCGAGTGATGTGTCGATTGTCGGTTTTGATGGTTCATGGATCACAAATATTGTGTATCCTTCATTGACTACAATTAAACAACCGATGCATGAACTAGGTAGTACAGCACTAACTTTATTACTAGATTTATTGGATAGCGATCGAACTTCTGCAAGAAAAATCGTATTAAATCCAACGCTTCAAGTTGGCGGAACAGTAAGTAAAATAAATGAATGAATAGAGTGGGGCATGATGATGGGTATTTACTTTATCAACGTGCCCAATTTTTGAACCTTTTTTCGAGAGTTTTACATATTTTAAGCCTTTTTAAGTCAAAAAATTAGGAGGATCTATGGAATCAATTCGTTTAACGATGGCTCAAGCGTTACTTCGATTTCTAGATAATCAATATATCGAATTAGATGGTGAGGAACATAAATTTGTAAAAGGAATTATGGGAATATTCGGACATGGTAATGTAACTGGGATCGGTGAAGCACTAGAATACGGTACTGAACAACTACTATTTATTCAAGGTAAAAATGAACAAGGAATGGTGCATGCAGCAACAGCTTATGCTAAGCAAAAAAATCGTTTAGAAATTTTTGCGTGTACTACTTCAATTGGGCCTGGTGCGTTAAATATGGTGACAGCTGCAGCGACAGCTACCGTTAATCGAATTCCAGTGTTACTTTTACCAGGAGATAATTTTGCTTGTAGGCAGCCTGATCCAGTTCTCCAACAAATTGAAAATACCTCTGATTATACAATTAGTGCGACAGATGCTTTTAAACCAGTTAGTAAATATTGGGACCGAATTGTACGTCCGGAAGCATTGATGTCAGCAGCAATTAATGCAATGCGAGTTTTAACTGATCCAGTTGATACTGGTGCAGTAACACTTGCTTTACCACAGGATGTTCAATCTGAAGCTTTTGATTATCCGGTTCAATTTTTTGAAAAGAGAGTACATTACGTTGATCGTAGACCGGTTGTGAAAACGGCTAATGAAAGAGCGGTTCAGTTAATTAAGCGGAAAAAGAAACCACTAATCATTGCTGGTGGAGGAGTGCATTACTCTTTCGCAACAGAGGAGCTTATCAAATTTGCAGAAGACTTCCAAATTCCAGTTGCAGAAACGCAGGCTGGGAAAAGTTCGATTCCTTGGAATCATCCATTAAATGTAGGTGCAATCGGTGTAACGGGTTCATTAGGAGCAAATAAATTAGCAAAGGAAGCTGATTTAATTATCGCTGTTGGTACTAGATTAGGAGATTTTTCAAC from Arthrobacter citreus encodes the following:
- a CDS encoding LacI family DNA-binding transcriptional regulator, which translates into the protein MSVTIYDVAKHAGVSIATVSRVINEHPSVKSETKKKVFEVINQLQYQYNAAAGVLASGRTNTVALVTPNNINPFYAEVAEGIYYEALNKGINIVTTNLSLTKDNDIPYLNKQNVDGLLLMDMTAKQVAKLNKQVDNLVIIGNDLLDSKANCVITDNFSGIQIAMQHLIENGHEKVALISEPPVFNDIKDRIRAYQIIMEEKGLSSYREVIDAKGCEIVDGEQIGEQILRGGLKHTAYLVTNDLLAIGVKKAFEAAGNKVPSDVSIVGFDGSWITNIVYPSLTTIKQPMHELGSTALTLLLDLLDSDRTSARKIVLNPTLQVGGTVSKINE
- the iolE gene encoding myo-inosose-2 dehydratase, producing the protein MNTFYNCQLAISPINWANDDMADLGDHYSFQQIVDEMNELGFRGTELGRKYPRDIVTLQNELGKRNLALTSGWCDILFSDPDHLDESLQKFKAHVLFLKRMGSTFVVTADGGGSVHWDPREDRSNKGIRKYTGREWASLCTGLNIAGEFCRQHRMTLVYHIHTGTGVETLDEIHTLCAGTDPEVVSLLLDTGHLYYCGVDPVEVIKKYGHRVKYVHLKDVREDVLKNVRDNGINFNDSVRLGIFTVPGDGTINFEAIFKTFAEVNYQGWFVIEAEQDSLQANPIEYAQKSINYIESITNLRL
- a CDS encoding carbohydrate ABC transporter permease yields the protein MYRIRLNGWSTLRWVFLLFMIILLDFPFFIMLITSLKTKSEVYDTSVFFPIHMVFSNYIKLWSHTNLSIYFMNSIKIALGSTLLVLVLAIPTSYALSRLQFKGKNAVLALLLVIQMFSPIIILVPLYKMFANHHLLDSIWSLIIINTTFSISFAVWFIYSFFNNIPVEIDEAAQIDGCNKFDTLIRILTPLAIPSIVTVGVFSFINAWNEFLFALTFVQTDSKMPITLGLYSFVGRYDVQWNYMMGASLLSTIPVLILFILIHKHLVKGLAAGALK
- a CDS encoding sugar phosphate isomerase/epimerase — encoded protein: MKIACSSQSFDQLLLERKMELEEFFQYCSTLPFVNGVELEDKHIFHPRNREYLNEIVELSRHYELPIVNLAFDCNFGFESEDKINAEITRVKEWVEIAKALHIQNFRLFAGWPDFDKEKQWKSMIQYVNQAATIVEEAGLTAVIENHNHGGFLSYSDDVLRMFKDLNRPSIKLLLDTGNFVDQFEGALKTAHFSGHVHAKVKEINSEGEEVEIKYPAILRKLRDVDYNGWLSIEYEGNLEPKSVVNQFGQFLAKELKETMEV
- a CDS encoding Gfo/Idh/MocA family oxidoreductase, with the translated sequence MKIGIVGAGNMGNLHASLLKTRSDVEFMGVTDIDFERCKSFCETHGGKAFRSVAEMVQAGAEVVFITIPNTKHKEAVVSALKEGATVFCEKPFVTSVQDANEIMNVLGNDENRLYVGFNRRFAPVYAETKQIIQNGFKVYSGNIIMNDGDMTSPPWVTNVELTGGFLYDSTIHMFDMVRYLMGEIREVRCVAQQCLYPLQDNFSCMFTTEEGQSIVLSTNGHASWTWPSERIQLWGDHGTIITEELDLVTECGPLKQEQQTKNVKGIDRNLKWGYVQMHKDFLDSVKNNTPFSVTANDAYRSVLITDACYRSASEGGKLIYV
- the iolD gene encoding 3D-(3,5/4)-trihydroxycyclohexane-1,2-dione acylhydrolase (decyclizing); this translates as MESIRLTMAQALLRFLDNQYIELDGEEHKFVKGIMGIFGHGNVTGIGEALEYGTEQLLFIQGKNEQGMVHAATAYAKQKNRLEIFACTTSIGPGALNMVTAAATATVNRIPVLLLPGDNFACRQPDPVLQQIENTSDYTISATDAFKPVSKYWDRIVRPEALMSAAINAMRVLTDPVDTGAVTLALPQDVQSEAFDYPVQFFEKRVHYVDRRPVVKTANERAVQLIKRKKKPLIIAGGGVHYSFATEELIKFAEDFQIPVAETQAGKSSIPWNHPLNVGAIGVTGSLGANKLAKEADLIIAVGTRLGDFSTGSKLAFQNNDVEFLGINISSFDAMKLDATFIVADAKEALSTLHESLANNEYSSSYQQNEIQFLKTEWDQEVDRLYSIEMKEGLSQTRAIGEINQFINDEDIIVCAAGSLPGDLHRLWRSKNPKTYHMEYGFSCMGYEVSGAFGAKMAEPNRDVYAFVGDGSYLMLHSELVTSLQEDYKITILLFDNHGYQCIHNLQRAHGSEGFGNEFKYRSNDKNHLSGEYMNFDFASHARSLGANAYTVSSIEELREALVKAKEETTSTLIEIKVLPGTNTDGYESWWRVGVSEVSNSPKVVKAHQEMETSIQRTKPY